Proteins from a single region of Chitinibacter bivalviorum:
- a CDS encoding methyl-accepting chemotaxis protein, producing the protein MKTLKAKIRLVLILLTSLAVLTFCIFSYFETRTVAMKAIDDQLIAAANGYRFMMPDELHTQLTPRESADLKQMRALSVKLTRFAESLGLPYVYSFVLKDNKPYYVVSSLSPDEEKDPNLEQYLKLYETPNAELLTALRENKLTWAEYTSSYGSFRSIYLPFRTANGTTIVAVADADLGVVQNTLRTLLLKEVGAGLVLILIAAIVSFWLSNLVARPLENLLAAMRQLNSGEADLTTRLDASRQDETGQIAGAFNQFIGELHKLISTVETETTRLNQGVQNIERVVEQLAKESRSQADLVSETAATIEEVTVSISHIADSTSQVERAVSQADAGARSSAQSMGQMKQQAATMGSTLHALADSISQLDTESKQINNITNVIKDIANQTNLLALNAAIEAARAGEQGRGFAVVADEVRSLAERTARATIEIETLLGNICEETARAVERTTATASGAEISRQTVDDVNTRIATMQNEMQGVLMQINEISAATREQSLATEQIAQVSERISQQVSTTDQALQQTRQTLNGLNQMAGALHSVVKRFRL; encoded by the coding sequence ATGAAAACGCTCAAGGCCAAAATCAGACTGGTACTGATTCTGCTCACCTCGCTGGCGGTGCTTACTTTCTGTATCTTCAGCTACTTCGAAACCCGCACCGTCGCGATGAAGGCCATCGACGATCAGTTGATTGCCGCCGCCAATGGCTATCGATTTATGATGCCTGACGAGCTACACACTCAGCTTACGCCACGCGAGAGTGCGGATCTCAAACAGATGCGCGCACTGAGCGTGAAACTCACCCGCTTTGCCGAATCACTCGGCTTACCTTACGTGTACAGCTTTGTCCTCAAAGACAACAAGCCCTACTATGTCGTCTCTTCGCTCTCGCCCGACGAAGAAAAAGACCCCAATCTTGAGCAATACCTCAAGCTCTACGAAACGCCCAACGCCGAATTGCTCACCGCCTTGCGTGAAAACAAGCTCACCTGGGCTGAATACACCAGCAGCTACGGCAGTTTCCGTTCGATTTACTTGCCTTTCCGCACCGCCAACGGCACAACGATTGTCGCAGTGGCCGATGCAGATTTGGGCGTAGTGCAAAATACGCTGCGCACCTTGCTACTCAAAGAAGTCGGCGCGGGTCTGGTCTTGATTTTGATAGCCGCCATCGTTTCATTTTGGCTGAGCAATCTAGTGGCCCGCCCACTGGAAAACCTGCTCGCCGCGATGCGCCAGCTCAATAGCGGTGAAGCCGACCTTACCACGCGCCTCGACGCCAGCCGCCAAGATGAAACCGGCCAGATCGCAGGCGCGTTCAACCAGTTTATTGGCGAGCTACATAAACTCATCAGCACCGTGGAAACCGAAACCACACGCCTGAATCAAGGCGTACAAAACATTGAACGCGTGGTCGAGCAATTGGCCAAAGAATCGCGCTCGCAAGCTGATCTGGTCTCCGAAACCGCCGCCACAATCGAAGAAGTCACCGTCAGCATCTCGCACATTGCCGATAGCACCAGCCAAGTCGAACGCGCCGTCAGCCAAGCCGACGCCGGCGCACGCAGCAGCGCGCAATCGATGGGCCAGATGAAACAGCAAGCCGCCACCATGGGCAGCACGCTGCACGCGCTGGCCGACTCGATCAGCCAGCTCGACACCGAATCCAAACAAATTAATAACATCACCAATGTGATTAAAGATATCGCCAACCAGACCAATCTGCTGGCGCTCAACGCCGCGATCGAAGCCGCCCGCGCGGGCGAGCAAGGCCGTGGCTTTGCCGTTGTCGCCGACGAAGTACGTAGTCTGGCCGAGCGCACCGCGCGTGCCACGATCGAAATCGAAACGCTATTGGGCAATATCTGCGAAGAAACCGCCCGCGCCGTCGAGCGCACCACCGCCACGGCCAGCGGCGCTGAAATCAGCCGCCAGACCGTCGACGACGTCAACACCCGCATCGCCACCATGCAAAACGAAATGCAAGGCGTGCTCATGCAAATCAACGAAATCTCCGCCGCCACCCGCGAGCAATCGCTCGCCACCGAGCAAATCGCGCAAGTCTCCGAGCGCATCAGCCAACAAGTCAGCACCACCGACCAAGCGCTGCAGCAAACGCGGCAGACCTTGAATGGCCTCAATCAAATGGCAGGCGCATTACATAGTGTCGTGAAGCGCTTCCGTTTGTAA
- a CDS encoding REP-associated tyrosine transposase, with translation MANYHRIWCPGGTYFFTVNLLQRSGNDLLVRHVDALREVVLHVQRRHPFLIHAWVVLPDHLHCVIELPAADADFARRWHLIKSDFSKRIPKNEVRSAIRLKRGERGIWQRRYWEHLIRDEWDFAAHCNYVHINPLKHGLVTQVKDWPYSTFHRWVLQGDYPLNWAGSDELPDYQD, from the coding sequence ATGGCTAATTATCATCGCATCTGGTGCCCTGGCGGCACGTATTTCTTTACGGTCAATCTATTGCAACGATCCGGTAATGATTTACTGGTGCGGCATGTTGATGCGCTGCGCGAGGTGGTGCTGCATGTTCAAAGGCGGCATCCGTTTCTGATTCATGCGTGGGTGGTTTTACCTGATCATCTGCATTGTGTGATTGAGTTGCCCGCAGCAGATGCTGATTTTGCCCGTCGCTGGCATTTGATCAAATCTGACTTTTCAAAACGAATTCCCAAAAACGAGGTTCGATCGGCCATTCGCTTAAAGCGTGGGGAGCGGGGGATTTGGCAGCGTCGCTACTGGGAGCATTTGATTCGGGATGAATGGGATTTTGCTGCGCATTGCAATTATGTTCATATCAATCCACTGAAGCATGGTTTGGTGACGCAGGTGAAGGACTGGCCCTATTCGACATTTCATCGCTGGGTGCTACAAGGCGATTACCCTTTGAATTGGGCGGGTTCGGATGAGTTGCCCGATTATCAGGATTGA
- a CDS encoding M48 family metallopeptidase, translating to MNVAIKPKQKPSKTTLSFNYSDEQISFERLPRTEGNGKILIKVLPDCRVQISAPETASDEQVIAAAKQRARWIYQQLREFRSRLEHVRPRQYISGESHYYLGKQYVLKVIENLTEKPSVKLLRGKIEVTVREKSAEKISALLADWYKARAKEVFVRRLEAMLEQALWVSEKPPLRVLTMQTQWGSCSPAGRLTLNPHLVKAPRDCIDYVILHELCHLAEHNHSERFYRLIGQVMPNWEKVKSRLDSSANMLIS from the coding sequence TTGAACGTCGCAATCAAACCGAAGCAAAAGCCGAGCAAAACTACGCTGTCGTTCAACTATTCCGACGAGCAGATTAGTTTTGAGCGGCTACCGCGCACAGAAGGCAATGGCAAAATCCTGATCAAAGTATTGCCAGATTGCCGTGTGCAAATCAGCGCACCTGAAACGGCCAGTGATGAGCAAGTGATTGCTGCTGCCAAACAGCGTGCGCGCTGGATTTATCAGCAACTACGCGAGTTCCGATCCCGCCTAGAACACGTACGCCCACGGCAATACATCAGCGGCGAAAGCCACTACTACCTTGGCAAACAGTACGTCCTGAAAGTCATCGAAAACCTCACTGAGAAGCCATCCGTAAAACTATTACGAGGAAAGATCGAAGTAACGGTACGGGAAAAGTCAGCAGAGAAAATCAGCGCACTGCTTGCCGACTGGTACAAAGCGCGAGCGAAAGAAGTCTTTGTCCGTCGATTAGAAGCAATGCTGGAGCAAGCCCTATGGGTTAGTGAAAAGCCACCACTACGGGTTCTAACCATGCAAACCCAATGGGGAAGCTGTTCACCAGCAGGACGTCTGACGCTCAACCCTCACTTAGTCAAAGCACCAAGAGATTGTATCGATTATGTGATCTTGCACGAGCTATGCCACCTAGCTGAACACAACCACAGCGAGCGGTTTTACCGACTAATTGGGCAGGTGATGCCGAATTGGGAAAAGGTGAAAAGCAGGTTGGATAGTTCGGCGAATATGTTGATTTCCTGA
- a CDS encoding type I restriction endonuclease subunit R encodes MMNQAFTPKFQEEYSAKIPALTLLTNLGWTFLPPELALAKRGGKQDEVVLRDELRQVLQTRRFRFEGREQALSDKAVDKLIAEVCSPALNEGLALANEKLYNHMLYGISVTEFVDGKKANPTIALIDWETPENNSFLFTEEYSVTRTGGIDSRRPDIVCFVNGIPLVVIEAKRPDGNAKKGPTIAEGISQSLRNQRHDEIPRLFAYAQLILSINGTDGRYGTCGTPEKFFAAWREEDISDAEMYAIKNKTLSQLQTDTLFNHRPTKDLAWFQSLLAGGELAVTGQDKLLISLLKPARLMEIVRYFTLYDKKVGKIVARYQQVFGIKRLIARINTRRADGGREGGVIWHTTGSGKSFTMVFLSKALILHASLKQCRIVVVTDRVDLESQLSKTFASGGELAGKKDKEAALATSGKRLAEQISTGTERIIFSLIHKFNTATKLPECVNTSPDIIVLIDEGHRSQGGESNIRMKQAMPNAAFVAFTGTPLLKDDKTTSKFGPIVHAYTMQRAVEDEAVTPLLYEERIPDLDINDRAIDAGFTRITTSLTDEQKADLKRKYGKRGELYRAEDRIQLIARDIAEHFDKNITAGLKGQLACDSKASAIKYKKYLDEVGLFESAVVISAPDTREGNSEVDEASIPEVTQWWKDNVGSQDEQAYTKQVIERFDKDESLKLLIVVDKLLTGFDEPKNTVLYIDKPLKEHNLIQAIARVNRLHPLKKFGLLIDYRGILAELDTTIAKYQDLASRTQGGYDINDIAGLYNPMSTEYKRLPRLYKQLWAIFDGVKNKNDIEQLRQVLIPKTEERNGELVDVNQKVRDDFYEALSEFSSCLKVALQSATFFEDTSFSDADRQHYKETVKQFSSLRQLVKQDSGETINYDDYAAQVKKLLDKHVVGVEVREPGGTYEVGKMGSKPKPEDWSEEKTRNETDIIKTRVAKMIEQELRDDPYAQEAFSKLLRDAIAEAEKLFDHPLKQYLLFHEFEEKVQSRQLDELPDAFKGNRHAQAYFGIFKKSLPEVFAISDPQVLDKWVALAFDIDQLVEQVVGEHSINPQNIEANIRKQLLPLLFKECKAIGAGMDQAKAMVEWVVQITRVGLNAAGV; translated from the coding sequence ATGATGAATCAAGCGTTCACGCCCAAATTCCAAGAAGAATACAGCGCCAAAATCCCCGCGCTGACGCTGCTGACCAACCTCGGCTGGACTTTCCTGCCACCCGAGCTGGCCTTGGCCAAACGCGGTGGCAAGCAGGATGAGGTGGTGTTGCGCGATGAGCTGCGGCAGGTTTTGCAAACTCGGCGTTTTCGCTTTGAGGGGCGTGAGCAGGCTTTGTCGGATAAAGCGGTGGATAAGCTGATTGCCGAGGTGTGTAGCCCGGCGCTGAATGAAGGTCTGGCACTAGCGAATGAAAAACTCTACAACCACATGCTGTATGGCATTTCGGTGACCGAGTTTGTGGATGGCAAGAAAGCCAACCCGACTATTGCGCTGATCGACTGGGAAACGCCAGAGAACAACAGCTTCCTGTTTACCGAGGAATACAGCGTAACGCGCACGGGCGGCATTGATAGCCGTCGCCCTGATATCGTGTGCTTTGTGAATGGCATTCCGCTGGTAGTGATCGAGGCCAAGCGCCCCGATGGTAATGCCAAAAAAGGCCCGACCATTGCCGAGGGCATTTCGCAATCGCTACGTAATCAGCGCCACGATGAAATCCCGCGCCTGTTTGCCTATGCGCAGCTGATTTTATCTATCAACGGCACTGATGGCCGCTATGGTACTTGCGGCACGCCGGAGAAGTTTTTCGCTGCCTGGCGCGAAGAGGATATCTCTGATGCTGAGATGTATGCGATCAAGAATAAGACGCTGAGCCAGCTACAGACAGATACGCTATTTAATCATCGCCCAACCAAGGATTTGGCTTGGTTTCAATCTCTGCTCGCCGGTGGTGAGCTGGCGGTGACTGGGCAGGATAAATTGCTGATTAGCTTGCTCAAGCCTGCCCGCCTGATGGAGATTGTGCGGTATTTCACTCTGTACGATAAAAAGGTCGGCAAGATCGTCGCCCGCTATCAGCAGGTGTTTGGCATTAAGCGGCTGATCGCCCGTATCAATACCCGCCGTGCCGATGGTGGCCGCGAAGGCGGCGTGATCTGGCATACCACCGGCTCGGGTAAATCGTTCACGATGGTGTTTCTGAGCAAGGCGCTGATCTTGCATGCTTCGTTGAAGCAATGTCGCATAGTAGTGGTGACTGACCGCGTTGACTTGGAAAGCCAGCTCTCCAAAACCTTTGCTTCTGGTGGCGAATTAGCAGGCAAAAAAGACAAAGAGGCCGCGCTGGCCACCTCGGGCAAGCGCTTGGCGGAGCAGATTAGCACCGGCACCGAGCGGATTATTTTCTCACTGATTCACAAATTCAATACCGCGACCAAGCTGCCAGAATGCGTGAACACCAGCCCCGACATCATCGTGCTGATTGATGAAGGCCACCGTAGTCAGGGTGGCGAGAGCAATATCCGCATGAAGCAGGCTATGCCCAATGCCGCCTTCGTGGCCTTTACCGGCACGCCGCTGCTGAAAGACGACAAAACCACCAGCAAATTCGGCCCGATTGTGCATGCCTACACCATGCAGCGGGCGGTGGAAGATGAAGCAGTTACCCCGCTGCTGTACGAAGAGCGCATCCCCGATCTGGATATCAATGACCGAGCGATTGATGCAGGCTTCACGCGCATTACCACCAGCCTGACCGACGAGCAGAAAGCCGACCTGAAGCGCAAATACGGCAAGCGTGGCGAGCTGTATCGCGCTGAAGATCGTATCCAGCTGATTGCCCGCGATATTGCCGAGCATTTTGATAAAAACATCACCGCAGGCCTGAAAGGCCAGTTGGCTTGCGATAGCAAAGCATCGGCCATCAAATACAAGAAATACCTCGATGAGGTTGGGCTATTTGAATCCGCCGTGGTGATCAGCGCACCGGATACCCGCGAGGGTAATTCGGAAGTGGATGAGGCCTCCATCCCCGAAGTGACACAATGGTGGAAAGACAATGTTGGCTCACAAGACGAGCAGGCCTACACCAAACAAGTGATCGAGCGTTTCGATAAAGATGAATCGCTGAAGCTGTTGATTGTGGTGGATAAGCTGCTTACCGGCTTTGATGAACCAAAAAACACCGTCCTGTATATCGATAAGCCGCTGAAAGAGCACAACCTGATTCAGGCCATTGCCCGCGTGAACCGACTGCACCCGCTGAAAAAGTTCGGCCTGCTGATCGACTATCGCGGCATTCTGGCGGAGCTAGATACCACCATTGCCAAGTATCAGGACCTAGCCTCGCGCACTCAAGGTGGCTACGACATCAACGATATTGCGGGCCTCTACAACCCGATGAGCACCGAATACAAACGCCTGCCGCGCTTATACAAACAGTTGTGGGCAATTTTTGATGGCGTTAAAAACAAGAACGACATCGAACAACTGCGCCAGGTGTTGATCCCGAAAACCGAAGAGCGCAACGGCGAGCTGGTCGATGTAAACCAGAAAGTGCGCGATGACTTTTACGAGGCCTTGAGCGAGTTTTCTAGCTGCCTGAAAGTGGCGCTTCAATCGGCCACCTTCTTCGAGGACACCAGCTTTAGCGATGCCGACCGCCAGCATTACAAAGAAACGGTGAAGCAGTTCTCTAGCTTGCGCCAATTGGTAAAGCAGGATTCGGGCGAAACCATCAACTACGACGACTATGCCGCGCAGGTGAAAAAACTGCTTGATAAGCACGTTGTCGGCGTTGAAGTGCGTGAGCCGGGTGGCACCTATGAAGTTGGCAAAATGGGCAGCAAGCCCAAGCCGGAAGACTGGTCAGAAGAAAAAACCCGCAATGAAACCGACATCATCAAAACCCGTGTGGCCAAGATGATTGAGCAGGAATTGCGTGATGATCCCTACGCGCAGGAGGCCTTTTCCAAGCTGCTGCGCGATGCGATTGCCGAGGCTGAAAAGCTATTCGATCACCCGCTCAAACAATACCTGCTGTTCCACGAATTTGAAGAAAAAGTGCAAAGTCGCCAGCTGGATGAATTGCCAGATGCTTTCAAAGGCAATCGCCATGCGCAGGCTTATTTCGGCATCTTTAAAAAATCGCTGCCCGAGGTATTCGCTATCAGCGATCCACAGGTACTCGATAAATGGGTGGCACTGGCTTTTGATATCGACCAGCTGGTTGAGCAAGTTGTGGGCGAGCATTCTATCAATCCGCAAAACATCGAAGCCAACATCCGCAAGCAATTGCTACCGCTCTTATTCAAAGAGTGCAAAGCCATTGGTGCAGGCATGGATCAGGCCAAGGCAATGGTGGAATGGGTGGTGCAAATTACCCGCGTTGGTTTGAATGCGGCTGGGGTGTAA
- a CDS encoding virulence RhuM family protein, producing MSTSSAESMPIPAGEFVMFTSPDGKVRIECRFENETLWLSQAMICDLYGKAKATISGHIKNVFEEGELSEDSVVRFYRTTAADGKNYQVQYFSLPLVLAVGYRVRSSRGTQFRQWATQTLQEYLIKGFVMDDERLKNPPVGPSVVPDYFGEMLERIRDIRASERRMYLRVREIFALAADYQPSLKETTQFFQIIQNKLHFACTGQTAAELIHHRVDARLPHMGLTSFKGEEVRKGDVTVAKNYLNQQEIDELNRVVSMWLDFAEDQAKRRQQVFLRDWQDKLDQFLQFNDRDVLQGAGKISKQQADEKALAEYAQFAEQQRRLKEAEGEQDIAALLAWNASPRNKDQ from the coding sequence ATGAGTACTTCGAGTGCCGAGAGTATGCCGATCCCAGCAGGTGAATTCGTAATGTTTACCAGCCCAGACGGCAAGGTACGTATCGAGTGCCGCTTCGAAAACGAGACGTTGTGGCTCTCGCAAGCGATGATTTGCGATCTATACGGCAAGGCCAAGGCCACCATCAGCGGGCATATCAAGAATGTATTTGAAGAGGGTGAGCTAAGCGAAGATTCAGTTGTTCGGTTTTACCGAACAACTGCCGCAGATGGCAAAAACTATCAGGTGCAATACTTCAGCTTGCCGTTGGTGCTGGCTGTTGGCTACCGCGTTCGCTCAAGCCGTGGCACACAATTCCGCCAATGGGCGACGCAGACGCTGCAGGAATATCTGATCAAGGGCTTTGTGATGGATGACGAGCGGCTGAAAAACCCGCCCGTTGGCCCGTCCGTCGTACCTGATTATTTTGGCGAGATGCTGGAACGCATCCGCGACATTCGCGCCAGCGAGCGGCGGATGTACCTGCGGGTGCGCGAGATTTTTGCGCTAGCTGCCGATTACCAGCCATCCCTGAAAGAAACCACGCAGTTTTTCCAGATCATCCAGAATAAGCTGCATTTTGCCTGCACGGGCCAGACTGCAGCCGAGCTGATTCACCATCGCGTAGATGCCCGCTTGCCACACATGGGGCTGACCAGCTTTAAGGGTGAAGAAGTCCGCAAAGGTGATGTGACTGTTGCCAAAAACTATCTGAATCAGCAGGAAATCGACGAGCTGAACCGCGTAGTTTCAATGTGGCTGGATTTTGCCGAAGACCAGGCCAAGCGACGCCAGCAGGTGTTTCTACGCGATTGGCAGGACAAGCTGGATCAGTTTTTACAATTTAACGACCGCGATGTATTGCAAGGTGCGGGCAAAATTAGCAAGCAGCAAGCCGATGAAAAGGCCTTGGCCGAATACGCACAATTTGCAGAACAGCAACGCAGGCTGAAAGAGGCAGAGGGTGAACAAGACATCGCGGCACTTTTGGCATGGAATGCCTCGCCGCGCAACAAGGATCAATGA
- a CDS encoding anti-phage deoxyguanosine triphosphatase, translating into MSHEPWQERRGPSTTRENDVRSEWDKDYARLIHSAAFRRLQSKTQVLGLGESDFYRTRLTHSMEVAQIGVGIVHWLRKKHEDNSEIVAALPCDTLISSICLAHDIGHPPFGHGGEVALNVCMREFGGFEGNGQTLRILSRLDKYTKEHGLNPTRRLLLGILKYPAPYSLTVCQEAYGPVPAQSWLSQAKQQHPPKCYMDSEQDVVNWILTPLSGAERTRFTELNTQTAKHSKPAHKALDTSIMELADDISYSLHDLEDAISLGMVTQKDWESHNADKQPLFEACGLNSQDLATQLFSDESYLRKNAIGGLVHLFIMATEVGDSGVPSATCELIKWNAVMTQSHQELLEHIFQLVLKKVIKSSNVQQLEFKGQKLVFELFEALNSDPKRLLPEKTILKYSEAADDQQKARIICDFISGMTDEYATRLYEKLYYPHKGSIFDRL; encoded by the coding sequence ATGTCACATGAACCATGGCAAGAACGTCGCGGCCCATCAACTACTCGTGAAAATGATGTTCGCTCCGAGTGGGATAAAGACTACGCTCGACTAATTCATTCTGCTGCATTTCGGCGCTTGCAATCAAAAACGCAAGTTTTGGGACTTGGTGAGAGCGATTTTTATCGTACTCGCCTAACTCACTCGATGGAAGTTGCACAAATTGGGGTGGGAATCGTTCATTGGTTGAGAAAAAAGCACGAAGATAATTCTGAGATTGTTGCTGCACTTCCTTGCGACACCTTAATCAGCTCGATTTGCTTAGCACACGACATTGGGCACCCGCCATTTGGTCATGGTGGAGAGGTTGCTCTTAATGTGTGCATGCGAGAGTTTGGCGGTTTCGAGGGGAATGGCCAGACGCTGCGGATTTTGTCTCGGTTAGACAAATACACCAAGGAGCATGGCTTAAACCCAACTCGTCGCTTGCTGCTTGGCATCTTAAAATATCCAGCTCCTTATAGTTTGACTGTTTGCCAAGAAGCATATGGTCCAGTACCTGCGCAAAGTTGGCTGTCTCAAGCTAAACAACAGCATCCTCCAAAGTGCTACATGGACAGCGAGCAGGATGTAGTTAATTGGATTCTTACCCCATTAAGTGGGGCTGAGCGTACACGTTTTACCGAACTCAATACACAGACTGCAAAGCATTCAAAGCCGGCCCACAAAGCGCTGGACACTTCAATCATGGAGTTGGCTGATGATATTTCCTACAGCTTGCACGACCTAGAAGACGCGATTTCTTTAGGTATGGTAACCCAAAAAGATTGGGAATCGCACAACGCCGATAAGCAACCACTGTTTGAAGCTTGTGGCTTGAATAGTCAAGATCTCGCAACTCAATTATTTTCTGATGAAAGCTACCTGCGAAAGAATGCCATCGGTGGTTTGGTTCATCTATTTATTATGGCTACCGAGGTTGGAGATTCAGGAGTTCCTTCAGCAACATGCGAACTCATTAAGTGGAATGCTGTCATGACGCAATCACACCAAGAATTGCTTGAGCATATTTTCCAGCTGGTACTGAAGAAAGTCATCAAAAGCAGCAATGTTCAGCAGCTCGAATTCAAAGGGCAAAAATTGGTTTTTGAACTTTTTGAAGCATTGAATTCAGATCCCAAACGCCTACTACCAGAAAAAACCATCTTGAAGTACAGCGAAGCCGCAGATGACCAGCAAAAAGCACGCATTATCTGCGACTTCATTTCCGGCATGACCGATGAATATGCCACTCGGCTTTATGAGAAGCTGTATTACCCACACAAAGGCTCTATTTTTGACAGGCTCTGA
- a CDS encoding restriction endonuclease subunit S, which yields MGYKPSDLGMLPEAWSSVKFGEIVKVRQGLQIAISDRLKTPTPTSKEYITIQSINRQNQDREYVESPSDRVICSSSDVLMTRTGNTGIVVTGVEGAFHNNFFLIDFNRSKIDSIFLVNYLRSSRVQHVILTKAGASTIPDLNHKDFYSIDFPLAPFEEQKKIAQILSTWDQAMTTTERLLDLARQQKKALMQQLLTGKKRLVDKNGVKFQGDWHRTELGELLDYKQPTPYLVDSTEYRDEYKTPVLTAGKTFILGYTDETSGIYQEELPAIIFDDFTTDSKFVDFPFKAKSSAMKILVAKKGVSIKYVFEAMQMLNFAVGGHQRHWISIFSNLVVPIPSKEEQEKIATVLSVADQEIETLQSQLDGLKQEKKALMQALLTGKRRVQIN from the coding sequence ATGGGTTATAAACCTTCAGATCTAGGTATGCTGCCTGAAGCTTGGTCTAGCGTGAAGTTTGGGGAAATAGTAAAGGTTCGCCAAGGACTTCAAATTGCAATTTCAGACCGGCTGAAAACCCCCACGCCAACTTCAAAAGAATACATTACGATTCAGTCGATCAATCGACAAAATCAAGATCGAGAATATGTAGAGTCACCATCAGATCGAGTGATATGTTCCAGCAGTGACGTTCTAATGACTAGAACAGGTAATACTGGGATTGTCGTTACTGGAGTTGAAGGCGCGTTTCATAATAACTTCTTCCTTATCGACTTCAATCGATCAAAAATAGATAGTATATTTTTGGTCAATTATTTACGCTCATCACGAGTACAGCATGTTATTTTGACTAAAGCAGGTGCAAGCACGATACCTGACTTAAATCATAAAGATTTTTATTCTATAGATTTTCCTTTGGCTCCATTTGAAGAACAAAAGAAAATCGCCCAAATCCTCTCGACTTGGGATCAGGCCATGACCACCACCGAGCGCCTGCTCGACCTCGCCCGCCAGCAGAAAAAAGCCCTGATGCAACAACTGCTCACCGGCAAAAAACGCTTGGTGGATAAAAATGGCGTCAAATTTCAGGGAGACTGGCATCGCACTGAGTTGGGGGAGTTGCTTGACTATAAGCAGCCGACGCCATATCTGGTTGATTCAACGGAATACCGCGACGAATACAAAACCCCTGTGCTAACAGCAGGAAAGACATTCATCTTGGGTTACACAGACGAAACGTCCGGCATTTATCAGGAAGAACTGCCTGCGATCATTTTTGATGATTTCACTACAGACAGTAAATTTGTCGATTTTCCCTTCAAGGCAAAATCAAGTGCAATGAAAATCTTGGTCGCAAAAAAAGGCGTATCAATCAAGTATGTTTTTGAAGCTATGCAGATGTTGAACTTTGCTGTGGGTGGGCATCAGCGTCATTGGATTTCCATATTCTCAAATTTGGTTGTTCCGATTCCAAGCAAGGAAGAGCAGGAAAAGATCGCCACTGTTTTATCTGTAGCCGACCAAGAAATCGAAACCCTGCAATCCCAGCTCGACGGCCTGAAACAAGAGAAAAAAGCCCTGATGCAAGCCCTGCTAACCGGCAAGCGCCGCGTACAAATCAATTAA